The following are encoded in a window of Candidatus Baltobacteraceae bacterium genomic DNA:
- a CDS encoding DUF5693 family protein, which produces MNFVQPRTRFAALILIVALLASLVVAYERVRIEQATRRVELAMDYNDFTGLARSYNYDPTAFLVELRRAGLTSLALTEELGSSVGTTPNAYVTSGVQLLNNARLSPIGEPTLRALVAAKRIRPDAVYLLVYDKPTFDRYLAQLPLHFERSGIHVLHASLPYVIGLRTQIDYFGSTSLGIPVDQLALAKRLDYLVIPRFQNDERFAAPQIQTIFGDLHAGNRISTVIFFGLRNQVLGFPDHVKDTADLFKTHKTMSFGEIETYDPLQVQKGNDELAKLIPGHTVRVEAISKTEQDKLLLPQIVARYELGVRERNVRVVYLRPYVHQYNGLSIEKSNIEMVRQIADDLRSHGFKLGRAAPIPLYRGNNAILVGLASLAIPSLFIVLLGWYGWYRPSYAIAAYGLTILIYLGGYVTHHDLLGRSIIALVGALLFATAAFTALSRAFYEEPAPNYGAQLVRGLKWTLVATGVALLGALVVIGIMSSPLVMEEVERFRGVKAVLVAPPLIALFLYILTDRFNSRIEDPKGAFASPVRIYQLILAVIVIAVGGLVLMRSGNQSDIAPSNFELALRHHLTELLSVRPRFKEFVVGFPLLMLLPALTVAHRRAVGLLLALGIGVGLGDIIDTFSHLHTPILISLLRIANGLVIGIVIGAIAIAIYRVVLRRVAANGSERAISS; this is translated from the coding sequence GTGAATTTTGTCCAACCGCGCACGCGCTTTGCCGCGTTGATCCTGATCGTCGCTCTGCTCGCTTCCCTCGTCGTCGCCTACGAACGCGTTCGCATCGAACAGGCGACCCGGCGCGTCGAGTTGGCGATGGATTACAACGATTTTACCGGGCTCGCGCGATCGTACAACTACGATCCGACCGCCTTTCTCGTCGAATTGCGGCGCGCCGGCCTCACGTCGCTCGCGCTCACCGAGGAGCTTGGGAGCAGCGTCGGCACCACGCCGAATGCCTACGTGACCTCGGGCGTTCAACTGCTCAACAACGCGCGGCTCTCGCCCATCGGCGAGCCGACGCTGCGCGCGCTCGTAGCGGCCAAGCGGATCCGTCCGGATGCCGTCTATCTGCTGGTCTACGATAAGCCGACGTTCGACCGTTACCTGGCGCAGCTGCCGCTGCACTTCGAACGCTCCGGCATTCACGTGTTGCACGCCTCGTTGCCCTACGTGATCGGGCTGCGCACCCAAATCGACTACTTCGGCTCGACCTCGCTCGGTATTCCGGTCGATCAACTGGCACTGGCCAAGCGGCTCGACTATCTCGTCATTCCGCGCTTTCAGAACGACGAGCGATTCGCGGCACCGCAGATCCAAACGATATTCGGCGATCTCCACGCGGGCAATCGCATCTCGACCGTGATTTTCTTCGGCCTGCGCAATCAGGTGCTCGGCTTCCCCGACCACGTGAAAGATACGGCCGATCTTTTCAAAACGCACAAAACGATGAGCTTTGGCGAGATCGAAACCTACGATCCGCTCCAGGTGCAAAAAGGCAACGACGAGTTAGCGAAGCTCATCCCCGGGCACACGGTTCGCGTCGAGGCGATCAGCAAGACCGAACAAGACAAGCTGCTGCTGCCCCAGATCGTCGCACGGTACGAACTCGGGGTGCGCGAGCGTAACGTGCGTGTGGTCTACCTGCGTCCGTACGTGCATCAATACAACGGGCTCTCGATCGAGAAGAGCAACATCGAGATGGTCCGCCAGATCGCGGACGACCTGCGTTCGCACGGATTCAAACTCGGGCGTGCGGCCCCCATTCCGCTCTATCGCGGCAACAATGCGATCCTCGTCGGGCTCGCCTCGCTCGCGATTCCGTCGCTCTTTATCGTGCTGCTCGGATGGTACGGCTGGTACCGGCCCTCGTACGCGATCGCGGCGTACGGTTTGACGATCCTGATCTATCTCGGCGGCTACGTGACGCACCACGATCTGCTCGGACGCAGCATCATCGCGCTCGTGGGAGCGCTGCTTTTTGCAACCGCCGCGTTCACCGCACTCTCGCGCGCATTTTACGAAGAACCGGCGCCGAACTACGGCGCGCAACTCGTGCGCGGCCTGAAGTGGACGCTGGTTGCGACCGGCGTGGCGCTGCTGGGCGCGCTCGTCGTGATCGGCATCATGAGTTCGCCGCTCGTGATGGAAGAAGTCGAGCGGTTCCGCGGCGTCAAGGCCGTGCTCGTTGCGCCGCCGCTGATCGCGCTGTTTCTGTATATCCTCACCGACCGATTCAACTCGCGCATCGAGGATCCGAAAGGGGCGTTCGCTTCGCCGGTCCGGATCTATCAATTGATTCTCGCGGTCATCGTGATCGCCGTCGGCGGGTTGGTGCTGATGCGTAGCGGCAACCAGAGCGATATCGCGCCGTCGAACTTCGAACTCGCCTTGCGCCATCACTTGACGGAACTTCTGAGCGTGCGTCCGCGCTTCAAAGAGTTCGTCGTCGGCTTCCCGTTATTGATGCTGCTCCCCGCGCTGACGGTCGCCCATCGTCGCGCCGTGGGGCTCTTGCTGGCGCTCGGCATCGGCGTTGGTTTGGGCGATATTATCGATACGTTCTCGCACCTTCACACGCCGATTCTCATCTCGCTCTTGCGCATCGCCAACGGCTTGGTGATCGGCATCGTCATCGGAGCGATCGCCATCGCAATCTACCGCGTCGTTTTGCGCCGCGTGGCTGCGAACGGGTCCGAGCGTGCGATTTCTTCTTAG
- the csaB gene encoding polysaccharide pyruvyl transferase CsaB, which translates to MRFLLSGYYGFGNLGDDALLEVIVGQLRTRYPYAQIEVLSAQPETTAHDLRVEATSRMDVGAVREAIARADVVLSGGGGLLQNATSLRSLLYYAGVVRSAVRSKSPTMIFAQSIGPLDFWGKTIVREWCKGVARATVRDARSQALLASLLPGTQVERTADPVFLYDAPDEAVDLSREGIGPDSDPLVIVSVRRAPGFKDGVDVVARALDRLSERYGARVAFLPLGGAGDAEVSTQIIRKCKSAPVLLPESPLPHAANIIRRAKVVIGMRLHALILAARYGVPFLAIPYDPKVAALCEDLAYPLEPLFVPGAAARPEPTATDALVDRLMADREALAAHLNAQFEHVRALAARNFEVLDDVVGERRPSR; encoded by the coding sequence GTGCGATTTCTTCTTAGTGGCTACTACGGGTTCGGAAACCTCGGCGACGACGCGCTTCTCGAAGTGATCGTCGGGCAATTGCGCACGCGCTATCCCTACGCTCAAATCGAGGTGCTTTCGGCGCAGCCCGAGACCACCGCGCACGATCTGCGCGTCGAGGCGACGTCACGAATGGACGTGGGCGCCGTTCGCGAGGCGATCGCGCGCGCCGACGTCGTGCTCTCGGGCGGCGGAGGACTCTTGCAGAACGCGACCAGCCTGCGCAGCTTACTCTATTACGCGGGCGTCGTTCGCTCCGCGGTGCGCAGCAAAAGCCCGACGATGATCTTCGCACAGTCGATCGGGCCGCTCGATTTTTGGGGAAAGACGATCGTGCGCGAATGGTGCAAAGGCGTGGCGCGCGCGACGGTTCGCGACGCGCGCTCGCAGGCGTTGTTGGCCTCGCTGCTGCCGGGCACGCAGGTCGAGCGAACGGCCGATCCCGTGTTTCTCTACGACGCGCCCGACGAGGCGGTCGATCTTTCGCGCGAGGGTATCGGTCCCGACAGCGATCCGCTCGTGATCGTCAGCGTGCGGCGCGCGCCCGGTTTTAAAGACGGCGTCGACGTGGTCGCGCGCGCGCTCGATCGTTTGAGCGAACGCTACGGAGCGCGCGTCGCCTTCCTACCGCTCGGCGGCGCGGGCGACGCCGAAGTCTCGACGCAGATCATCCGCAAGTGCAAGAGCGCGCCCGTCCTCTTGCCGGAGTCGCCGCTTCCCCACGCCGCCAATATCATCCGTCGCGCCAAAGTCGTGATCGGGATGCGCTTGCACGCGCTGATCCTGGCCGCGCGCTACGGCGTGCCGTTTCTCGCGATTCCGTACGATCCCAAAGTCGCGGCGCTCTGCGAAGATCTTGCCTATCCGCTCGAACCGCTCTTCGTGCCCGGCGCGGCCGCTCGGCCGGAGCCGACGGCAACCGACGCGCTGGTCGACCGCCTCATGGCCGATCGCGAAGCGCTCGCCGCCCACCTCAACGCGCAGTTCGAG
- a CDS encoding EamA family transporter, with amino-acid sequence MSTGLSTRRLAMLALSALAVIWGYNWVVMKIAVAYAPPFQFAAARAFGGSLVLFVVMMALRRSLRPQFPWPYLWLGLFQTTGFLGLVTWAIVTAGVGKISVLAYSMPLWVALLAWPILGERLRAAQLVAVGLAMLGILCIFDFVHAGRSIFGDALALAAGISWAIGTIIAKRLQQRERDVDLLSMTTWQMFAGGAALVIVASIVPGHATHWAPAYVGALAYNIFAATALAYVLWIYVLAKLPARDASMGTLANPLLGILAAWIQLGEVPTLIEAAGMFLVIAGLTVLTLTASRK; translated from the coding sequence ATGAGTACGGGTCTCTCCACGCGGCGGTTGGCGATGCTGGCGCTGTCGGCTCTGGCGGTCATCTGGGGATATAACTGGGTCGTCATGAAGATCGCGGTCGCCTACGCGCCGCCGTTTCAATTCGCAGCGGCGCGCGCGTTTGGCGGATCGCTCGTACTCTTTGTAGTGATGATGGCTTTACGCCGCAGCCTGCGTCCGCAATTTCCGTGGCCCTACCTGTGGCTCGGCCTCTTTCAAACCACCGGCTTTCTCGGGCTCGTAACCTGGGCGATCGTTACCGCGGGAGTAGGCAAGATCTCAGTTCTCGCATACTCGATGCCGCTGTGGGTCGCGCTGCTGGCGTGGCCGATTTTAGGCGAACGACTGCGCGCGGCGCAGCTCGTCGCGGTCGGACTCGCGATGCTCGGCATTCTGTGCATCTTCGATTTCGTACATGCCGGGCGCTCCATTTTCGGCGACGCGCTCGCCCTCGCCGCCGGCATTTCGTGGGCGATCGGAACGATCATCGCCAAGCGATTACAGCAGCGCGAACGAGATGTGGATCTGCTCTCGATGACGACGTGGCAAATGTTCGCAGGCGGCGCAGCGCTCGTCATCGTCGCGTCGATCGTACCGGGCCACGCGACGCACTGGGCGCCGGCGTACGTCGGAGCACTCGCCTACAATATCTTCGCGGCTACTGCGCTTGCATACGTATTATGGATCTACGTGCTGGCGAAGCTGCCGGCGCGCGACGCGAGTATGGGGACCCTCGCGAATCCGCTGCTCGGTATCCTCGCCGCCTGGATCCAACTCGGCGAAGTACCCACGCTCATCGAAGCCGCCGGAATGTTCCTCGTCATCGCCGGCCTAACGGTCCTAACGCTAACGGCGTCGCGCAAGTAG
- a CDS encoding S41 family peptidase — protein sequence MIKSLGRLALIGALLATLCGPGAAAAQLPAASSIDLHESYTLLTTTFYSKVDPQKVLDGARTSLDALLSKHGGGTLPALRASDTESNVAAISSAVSRAVAKSHVSDSVATYAAIDGMAKSLGDRYTMFFTPDQLKQFNDALDPQKISGIGVLIQAAESPTGYISAYYVVPGTPAERAGVKAGDLFTSIDGKSTKGMKSEDATKVLRGKPGTNVSIAVERDGKALSAPITITRADVQPPTVIYKMLANNIGYIWVLAFGQQTTDEFNLALNRLQAGGSKAYVLDLRNDGGGYVNTALDISARFINNDPIVSVLEGGKTTTIESDNTAIARKPMTVLVNRYTASASEITAGALQDDGIAQLVGEKTFGKGVVQTLTPLPDGAGIKITTARYFTPKNRDINLKGIPPDVAVTENKNARLGEPAYDAQLQAAIDLLQKQIAGIVPGA from the coding sequence ATGATCAAGTCCCTGGGCCGGCTGGCGCTCATCGGCGCTTTGCTCGCTACCCTCTGCGGCCCCGGAGCCGCGGCGGCGCAACTGCCCGCGGCTTCCAGCATCGATCTGCACGAGAGCTACACGCTCTTGACCACCACGTTTTATTCCAAGGTGGATCCGCAGAAAGTCCTCGATGGCGCGCGAACCTCGCTCGATGCTCTGCTGAGTAAACACGGCGGCGGCACGCTGCCGGCGCTGCGCGCTTCCGATACCGAATCGAACGTCGCGGCGATTTCGTCGGCCGTCTCGCGAGCGGTGGCCAAATCGCACGTATCGGATAGCGTCGCAACCTACGCCGCGATCGACGGCATGGCCAAATCGCTCGGCGATCGCTACACGATGTTCTTCACGCCCGATCAGCTCAAGCAGTTCAACGACGCGCTCGATCCGCAGAAGATCTCGGGCATCGGCGTGTTGATTCAAGCGGCCGAATCTCCGACCGGCTATATCAGCGCCTATTACGTCGTCCCCGGTACGCCCGCGGAGCGCGCGGGTGTGAAAGCCGGCGATCTCTTTACGAGCATCGACGGCAAGTCGACCAAGGGCATGAAGAGCGAAGATGCCACCAAGGTTCTGCGCGGCAAGCCGGGTACGAACGTCAGCATCGCCGTCGAACGCGACGGCAAGGCGCTCAGCGCACCGATCACGATCACGCGCGCCGACGTGCAGCCGCCGACCGTCATCTACAAGATGCTCGCAAATAATATCGGCTACATTTGGGTGCTCGCGTTCGGCCAGCAGACCACCGACGAGTTCAATCTCGCGCTCAATCGCCTGCAGGCGGGCGGCTCCAAAGCCTACGTGCTCGATCTGCGCAACGACGGCGGCGGATACGTCAACACCGCGCTCGATATCAGCGCGCGCTTCATTAACAACGATCCGATCGTAAGCGTTCTCGAAGGCGGCAAGACGACCACCATCGAGTCCGATAACACCGCGATCGCGCGCAAACCAATGACGGTGCTGGTCAATCGCTACACGGCGTCGGCCTCGGAGATCACCGCCGGCGCGCTGCAAGACGACGGAATCGCGCAACTCGTGGGCGAGAAGACCTTCGGCAAGGGCGTCGTGCAAACGCTCACGCCGCTGCCCGACGGCGCCGGCATCAAGATCACCACGGCGCGCTACTTCACGCCGAAGAATCGCGACATCAACCTCAAGGGCATTCCGCCCGACGTCGCCGTTACCGAAAACAAGAACGCTCGCTTGGGCGAGCCCGCGTACGACGCTCAATTGCAAGCGGCGATCGATCTACTGCAGAAGCAAATCGCGGGGATCGTCCCGGGCGCCTAG
- a CDS encoding heavy metal translocating P-type ATPase, producing MQTTLLQDRTELIVTGMTCASCVAHVAGALERVPGVTEAAVNLASERASVAHDPQIGPRELVAAIESAGYRAAPLAADAAPDADAVRRDAELARKRRLLVLALALFVPTLVVGMLLPPFAGREWLLFALTTPVWLVVGSAFHRGALAALRHGTSTMDTLVSLGSTAAYLYSVYAMLAGKATYFETASAIVTLVFVGKYLEALARGRSNRAIRALLDLRPLTARVRDEDGSLREIGVDRVRVGDLLVVPAGERVPIDGIVSDGTSAIDASMLTGEPLPVDVSEGDAVAQGTLNGDGTLDVRATAVGTGTQLAHIIAIVQRAQGTTPPVQRLADRIAGIFVPVILAIAAITFLGWLVTGHVWIAALIAAVAVLVVACPCALGLATPTAVMVAMGTAAKRGLLVKDAATLERMGDVTTIVFDKTGTLTRGKPSVLAIHPSAGLDEPAVMQVAAALEATSTHPLARAIVAYAQEHDLEIAPVREAFNSRGRGVRGLLDGKPVLAGNAAFAAEHGIALPAIDAADGTIVYVARDGACVGAIVLGDPLRDDAPAAIDALRARGFALAIVSGDAEAPTRAVAERLHIERWHAQMLPEAKAQFVERLQANGERVAFVGDGINDAPALVTASVGVAMGGGADVALESAGAAIVSNEPAALLRGITLARATKRTIAQNLFWAFAYNVVLVPLAAFGIVHPMLAAAAMGASSIFVVGNSLLLPRRSVLSP from the coding sequence GTGCAGACGACTTTACTTCAGGACCGTACCGAGCTGATCGTGACCGGCATGACCTGCGCCTCGTGCGTAGCTCACGTTGCCGGAGCGCTCGAGCGGGTCCCCGGCGTGACCGAGGCCGCGGTCAATTTGGCCTCGGAGCGAGCGAGCGTGGCTCACGACCCGCAGATCGGGCCGCGCGAACTGGTGGCGGCGATCGAGTCGGCGGGCTACCGGGCGGCCCCGTTGGCAGCGGACGCCGCTCCCGACGCGGACGCCGTACGTCGCGACGCCGAACTCGCGCGCAAGCGGCGCCTGCTCGTACTGGCGCTCGCGCTCTTCGTGCCCACCCTCGTCGTCGGGATGCTGTTGCCGCCGTTTGCGGGTCGCGAGTGGCTCCTCTTCGCCCTCACGACGCCGGTGTGGCTCGTCGTCGGCTCGGCCTTCCATCGCGGCGCTCTCGCCGCGCTGCGTCACGGGACGAGCACCATGGACACGCTGGTCTCGCTCGGCTCGACGGCCGCGTACCTGTATTCCGTCTACGCCATGCTCGCGGGCAAAGCGACGTATTTCGAGACGGCGAGCGCGATCGTCACGCTAGTTTTCGTCGGCAAATATTTGGAGGCGCTCGCGCGCGGCCGCAGTAATCGCGCGATTCGCGCGCTGCTCGATCTGCGGCCGCTGACGGCGCGCGTCCGCGACGAAGATGGGAGTCTTCGCGAGATCGGCGTCGATCGAGTCCGCGTCGGCGACCTGCTCGTCGTTCCGGCCGGCGAGCGCGTTCCGATCGACGGCATCGTCTCCGACGGGACGAGCGCGATCGACGCGTCGATGCTTACCGGCGAACCGTTGCCGGTGGACGTGAGCGAGGGCGACGCCGTGGCGCAAGGCACGCTCAATGGCGACGGTACGCTCGACGTGCGCGCGACCGCCGTCGGAACCGGCACGCAACTCGCGCATATCATCGCGATCGTGCAGCGCGCGCAGGGAACGACGCCGCCCGTGCAGCGACTCGCCGATCGCATCGCCGGAATCTTCGTGCCGGTCATCTTGGCGATCGCCGCGATCACGTTTCTTGGTTGGCTCGTTACCGGACACGTTTGGATCGCGGCTTTGATCGCCGCGGTCGCCGTGCTCGTCGTCGCCTGCCCGTGCGCGCTTGGCCTAGCGACGCCGACGGCGGTGATGGTTGCGATGGGTACGGCCGCCAAACGCGGTCTGCTCGTTAAAGATGCGGCCACGCTCGAACGAATGGGCGACGTCACCACGATCGTCTTCGATAAAACCGGAACGCTGACGCGCGGTAAGCCGTCGGTGCTGGCGATTCATCCCAGCGCCGGCCTCGATGAGCCGGCGGTGATGCAGGTTGCCGCCGCACTCGAAGCCACTTCGACGCATCCGCTCGCACGCGCGATCGTGGCATACGCGCAGGAGCACGATCTCGAAATCGCGCCCGTACGCGAGGCATTCAACAGCCGCGGTCGCGGCGTTCGCGGGCTGCTCGATGGTAAGCCGGTACTCGCCGGCAACGCGGCGTTCGCGGCCGAGCACGGGATCGCGCTTCCAGCAATCGACGCGGCGGATGGCACGATCGTTTACGTCGCGCGCGACGGAGCGTGCGTGGGTGCGATCGTGCTCGGTGATCCGCTGCGCGACGACGCACCGGCCGCGATCGACGCCCTGCGCGCGCGCGGGTTCGCTCTCGCCATCGTCAGCGGCGACGCCGAAGCACCGACACGCGCCGTCGCCGAACGTCTGCATATCGAACGCTGGCACGCACAGATGCTGCCCGAAGCCAAGGCGCAGTTCGTCGAACGGCTGCAGGCAAACGGCGAACGCGTTGCGTTCGTGGGCGACGGCATCAACGACGCGCCGGCTCTCGTAACGGCAAGCGTCGGCGTCGCCATGGGCGGCGGCGCGGACGTCGCGCTCGAGAGCGCCGGCGCCGCGATCGTTTCAAACGAACCCGCCGCGCTACTGCGCGGCATCACGCTCGCGCGCGCGACCAAACGCACGATCGCGCAAAATCTGTTCTGGGCGTTTGCCTACAACGTCGTACTCGTTCCGCTCGCCGCATTCGGCATCGTCCACCCAATGCTCGCCGCCGCCGCCATGGGCGCCTCAAGCATCTTCGTCGTAGGCAACTCCCTCCTACTCCCCCGCCGCTCCGTATTGTCACCCTGA
- a CDS encoding enoyl-CoA hydratase has protein sequence MIREFEFIRVEMHGEIATVTMARPQKRNALSLELMRELIAAFQAVGADRSCAVAILRGEGPAFSAGHDLRELLGRDERAYAEIFDTCVELMETIQGIPQPVIAEVATVATAAGCQLVATCDLAVASTEARFATPGVRIGLFCTTPMVALTRSVGRKRALEMLLTGEFVDAQTAAEWGLVNRVVAPAELRAETLALAAKVAEASRAIVGIGKAAFYRQIDLPQSEAYAYAKDVMTCNALEADAQEGMGAFVEKRPPRWSDPVLVLRQAPVLRQAQDDKKSE, from the coding sequence GTGATTCGCGAATTCGAATTCATTCGCGTCGAGATGCACGGCGAGATCGCGACGGTGACGATGGCGCGTCCGCAAAAGCGCAACGCGCTTTCGCTCGAACTCATGCGCGAACTTATCGCAGCGTTCCAAGCGGTCGGCGCGGACCGTTCGTGCGCGGTCGCGATCCTGCGCGGCGAAGGGCCGGCCTTTAGCGCCGGACACGACCTGCGCGAACTGTTGGGGCGCGACGAGCGGGCATACGCCGAGATCTTCGATACGTGCGTCGAGTTGATGGAGACGATTCAGGGGATCCCCCAGCCGGTCATCGCCGAGGTCGCGACGGTGGCGACGGCCGCGGGCTGCCAGCTCGTGGCGACCTGCGATTTGGCCGTCGCTTCAACCGAGGCGCGCTTCGCCACCCCCGGCGTGCGCATCGGCCTGTTCTGCACCACGCCGATGGTGGCGCTGACTCGCTCGGTCGGGCGCAAGCGAGCCCTCGAGATGCTTTTAACCGGGGAGTTCGTGGACGCGCAGACGGCGGCCGAGTGGGGGCTCGTGAATCGCGTCGTCGCCCCCGCGGAGTTGCGTGCCGAAACGCTGGCACTCGCCGCCAAAGTCGCCGAGGCCAGCCGGGCGATCGTCGGGATCGGGAAAGCGGCCTTTTACCGGCAGATCGACCTCCCGCAGTCCGAAGCCTACGCGTACGCCAAGGACGTGATGACGTGCAACGCACTTGAGGCCGACGCCCAAGAGGGCATGGGCGCCTTCGTCGAAAAACGCCCGCCACGCTGGAGCGACCCCGTCCTCGTCCTTCGACAAGCTCCCGTCCTTCGACAAGCTCAGGATGACAAAAAGAGCGAGTAG